In Streptomyces sp. SN-593, a single genomic region encodes these proteins:
- a CDS encoding ParB N-terminal domain-containing protein: MAQEPQQDDSMTSDTPDAAGVPMPMDTMQIGEDLYIRWVDVTSLREQDINAQVMQPRHFERLTGNIRKRGGLESLPYCHQPGGEGPVEVISGHHRSRAARAAGINRIPAIIDTRKMRRSEVIAKQIAHNELHGNPDKDVLAQLVSMIDNVDDLIATGLDEDQLPTVEADDTKLAIPHGEFDWRSATLMFLPHQMEDFKDAITAIASGTDVVGVASVDQFEDFASAVYAFGRSKDVRNFTTMIALLTDIARREVEQAAAEAAAQDEPAT; this comes from the coding sequence ATGGCGCAAGAGCCGCAGCAAGACGACAGCATGACCAGCGACACCCCCGACGCGGCCGGCGTCCCCATGCCGATGGACACGATGCAGATCGGCGAGGACCTGTACATCCGCTGGGTCGACGTCACCTCGCTCCGCGAGCAGGACATCAACGCCCAGGTGATGCAGCCCCGGCACTTCGAGCGGCTGACCGGGAACATCCGCAAGCGCGGCGGCCTCGAATCCCTGCCGTACTGCCACCAGCCCGGCGGCGAGGGCCCCGTCGAGGTCATCTCCGGGCACCACCGCTCCCGCGCCGCCCGCGCCGCCGGCATCAACCGCATCCCCGCGATCATCGACACCCGCAAGATGCGCCGCTCCGAGGTCATCGCCAAGCAGATCGCGCACAACGAGCTGCACGGCAACCCCGACAAGGACGTCCTCGCACAGCTCGTCTCCATGATCGACAACGTGGACGACCTGATCGCCACCGGCCTCGACGAGGACCAGCTCCCCACCGTCGAAGCCGACGACACCAAGCTCGCCATCCCGCACGGCGAATTCGACTGGCGCTCCGCGACCCTGATGTTCCTCCCGCACCAGATGGAGGACTTCAAGGACGCCATCACCGCCATCGCCAGCGGCACAGACGTCGTCGGCGTCGCCTCCGTCGACCAGTTCGAGGACTTCGCCTCAGCGGTCTACGCCTTCGGCCGCAGCAAGGACGTCCGGAACTTCACCACGATGATCGCGCTCCTCACCGACATCGCCCGCCGCGAAGTCGAGCAAGCCGCCGCAGAAGCCGCCGCACAAGACGAGCCGGCCACCTGA
- a CDS encoding terminase large subunit domain-containing protein — translation MSALSAVSELDHLDDEAVYRRLQAAKKAAAGDLLRDPATLARGLDASYRMRPHLRVISEAMVGLERGEYDRLLVLTPAQVGKSTTVAEWAPFWWLCLHPEDRAAVASYSDDLALRRGKAIRRYIQEYGAEFDLALMAGSEAAQDYETEQGGGVRSVSLGAGLTGFSVNLLVVDDPHKDRAEAESAKMRERVHDWWSSAALKRLQPDRNAVVAIQTRWHPDDFAGRRLDEDGRLEDGGRWKVVHLPAIADAKFGPDPLGRAPGDPLPHPKIPTRNRRALLAWWADVKKTSSVRDWHALSQGDPQPAEGALVSRDLLRAIRDGVTPVEPQKIAVSIDPSGGGRDVAGVIGGFLGDDNRVWITHDVSAAMSSVEWSRRACLLAHETNAAVIYVEWNFGRDMCTLAISTAWKALQDEGTIPENKLMPLIDAVHAKQGKLLRAEPIAQQMIEDRVRLRGMMTDLENEWATWMPTDADSPGRIDASCVLVYGLIPEVNQGAIVHAPLPTAPTGGRAAPPSSAGPYGRRISR, via the coding sequence GTGAGCGCGCTGTCCGCCGTCAGCGAGCTGGACCACCTTGACGACGAGGCCGTGTACCGCAGGCTCCAGGCCGCGAAGAAGGCGGCGGCCGGGGATCTGCTGCGGGACCCGGCGACGCTCGCCCGGGGCCTGGACGCCTCGTACCGGATGCGCCCGCACCTGCGGGTCATCAGCGAGGCGATGGTCGGGCTGGAGCGCGGCGAGTACGACCGGCTGCTGGTCCTGACCCCGGCCCAGGTCGGGAAGAGCACGACGGTCGCGGAGTGGGCGCCGTTCTGGTGGCTGTGCCTGCACCCGGAGGACCGGGCCGCGGTCGCCTCGTACTCCGACGACCTGGCGCTGCGCCGGGGTAAGGCGATCCGCCGGTACATCCAGGAGTACGGCGCCGAATTCGACCTGGCCCTGATGGCGGGGTCGGAGGCGGCGCAGGACTACGAGACGGAGCAGGGCGGCGGCGTCCGCTCGGTCAGCCTCGGGGCCGGCCTCACCGGCTTCTCGGTGAACCTGCTCGTGGTGGACGACCCGCACAAGGACCGGGCGGAAGCCGAGTCGGCGAAGATGCGGGAACGCGTCCACGACTGGTGGTCGTCGGCCGCCCTGAAACGATTGCAGCCGGACCGGAACGCCGTGGTGGCGATCCAGACCAGGTGGCATCCGGACGACTTCGCCGGGCGGCGCCTGGACGAGGACGGCCGCCTGGAGGACGGCGGCCGGTGGAAGGTCGTGCACCTGCCCGCCATCGCCGACGCCAAGTTCGGGCCGGATCCGCTCGGCCGCGCCCCCGGCGACCCGCTGCCCCACCCGAAGATCCCGACACGGAACCGGCGGGCGCTCCTCGCCTGGTGGGCGGACGTCAAGAAGACGTCGTCGGTGCGGGACTGGCACGCCCTGTCGCAGGGCGACCCGCAGCCGGCCGAGGGCGCGCTGGTGTCGCGGGACCTGCTCCGGGCGATCCGAGACGGCGTCACCCCCGTGGAGCCGCAGAAGATCGCCGTCAGCATCGACCCGTCCGGCGGCGGCCGGGACGTCGCCGGCGTCATCGGCGGGTTCCTCGGCGACGACAACCGGGTGTGGATCACGCATGACGTGTCGGCGGCGATGTCGTCGGTGGAGTGGTCCCGGCGGGCCTGCCTCCTGGCGCACGAGACGAACGCCGCCGTGATCTACGTGGAGTGGAACTTCGGCCGCGACATGTGCACGCTGGCGATCTCCACGGCGTGGAAGGCGTTGCAGGACGAGGGCACGATCCCCGAGAACAAGCTGATGCCGCTGATCGACGCCGTCCACGCCAAGCAGGGCAAGTTGCTCCGGGCGGAGCCGATCGCGCAGCAGATGATCGAGGACCGGGTACGGCTGCGCGGCATGATGACGGACCTGGAGAACGAGTGGGCGACGTGGATGCCGACCGACGCGGACAGCCCCGGCCGGATCGACGCCTCCTGTGTCCTCGTGTACGGCCTGATCCCCGAGGTCAACCAAGGTGCCATCGTCCACGCCCCGTTGCCGACGGCGCCGACCGGCGGGCGGGCCGCACCGCCCAGCTCGGCCGGCCCGTACGGGCGGCGGATCTCACGGTGA
- a CDS encoding DUF1360 domain-containing protein, translated as MITPAELALLAFAGYRGTQLVVHDSILDPARDRIAAWYQDKPDSTVRDAVMTLISCVYCSGWWVAGAVLATWLLVTGTWSSAPLLVHGIEWLAVAGAAVLLNRWDDSRKDSA; from the coding sequence ATGATCACCCCCGCAGAACTCGCCCTCCTGGCCTTCGCCGGGTACCGCGGCACACAGCTCGTCGTCCACGACTCGATCCTCGACCCGGCCCGCGACCGGATCGCCGCCTGGTACCAGGACAAGCCCGACTCCACCGTCCGCGACGCCGTGATGACGCTGATCTCCTGCGTCTACTGCTCCGGCTGGTGGGTCGCCGGCGCCGTCCTCGCGACGTGGCTCCTCGTCACCGGCACCTGGAGCAGCGCCCCGCTCCTCGTCCACGGCATCGAGTGGCTGGCCGTCGCCGGCGCCGCCGTCCTCCTCAACCGGTGGGACGACTCCCGCAAGGACAGCGCCTGA
- a CDS encoding phage minor head protein — protein sequence MPDRNGQLDQAEKDIAAAVADALTETADEFADAVQAATELVAARFSVGRIAGMWGNRVRGVVRRLLGISQTAAEAAAEDVGEDLPDGWDNLPGRYDDGRELPDDIASYVEVTEHLLRAVGDRLAEAARRELAAGLDAGEDIDQLRERLRTAFSREGSNLGPGRERRVAQTEASRAWNMSTLAAARAATGPDKPVVKQWITRHDTRVRESHDDVDAQIRLLDEPFTVAGVHMDAPGDPTAPVGLVVNCRCRLGVAPELRATAMESQARPATALKKSRESSVEPEQTVTAAAGTYTGAMIALLPSEEDAARLVLEAPGSEPADQLHLTLYYLGEGAAWDTEHRAELVAGIRDRLPDGAIGGRAFGANHWNADGESPCWVWSVGDDPDRPADTPGLEAARWAAVNALEDMHRQPDLPAQHTPWQPHVCAAYTRSPALLTALNQRLGPIRFDRLRVAFAGEYTDIPLAHGVEASQMDDDTLTTTAPAWSTPGDTALAFEDTETGDGRVFRPGSLYWSGPGPWPLQYADEMLVGHQGAELAGSIQGMGRDGDRITGSGVLYPNRPAGADALTLLREKAPLGISVDLDDVSVEFVDRSPAAEDEEGQVVLLASLASASMLRLDDGSWMVTASATTEWTASGSYLSRTAKGAQLVTGSGGLVSAAAVQEAFAGTGVLTAAAGDRDDQDLGTVVHRESSGDLLMRVTRARLRGATLVAMPAYDRARIVLDDQPEPTAQDDEDLWASGSGPSPAHMQVVQYVKGSPIAVGAREVARACSMKMDTARGHLSRAAKAGRIVRLAPGLYVGPSSEGAQDEATAAALPDDDGDETESMRDLVASAWTAMADLPPMPAAWFREPTAAELPPGSGGVHYADGRIYGWVAQAGEPHAGFPGRKLTIESLGRLDLTHFLRARFQLDDGSTVRAGAFTMNAPHTRDGAECSDAACQFDDTRTVAGIVTVGQNAGGLWFSGAAGPWLSDWDRTVFQGCQPSYHMKQGPGGRWQLRAVLSVPVPGHSSPLLATAVTERSNLALAASAAGMLTAPDVSGHDTDTVPDSPDTAPDDKARTAADLPGQHPDTRPDNRPDRPYLPSGQVDAIASALLTSVPFLDVLLTAMDRRQEQRDNAAKAEAQRLAASVIAPAREQIAAGTTTESEGTA from the coding sequence GTGCCGGATCGTAACGGCCAGCTCGACCAGGCCGAGAAGGACATCGCCGCGGCGGTCGCCGACGCGCTCACCGAGACCGCCGACGAGTTCGCCGACGCCGTCCAGGCCGCGACCGAGCTGGTCGCGGCCCGCTTTTCCGTGGGCCGCATCGCCGGCATGTGGGGTAACCGCGTCCGTGGGGTGGTGCGGCGCCTGCTCGGCATCTCGCAGACCGCGGCGGAAGCGGCGGCCGAGGACGTCGGCGAGGACCTGCCGGACGGCTGGGACAACCTCCCCGGCCGCTACGACGACGGGCGGGAACTCCCCGACGACATCGCCTCGTACGTGGAGGTGACGGAGCATCTGCTGCGCGCGGTCGGTGACCGGCTCGCGGAGGCCGCACGGCGGGAACTCGCCGCGGGCCTGGACGCCGGCGAGGACATCGACCAGCTGAGGGAACGGCTCCGTACGGCGTTCAGTCGGGAGGGCTCGAACCTCGGGCCCGGCCGGGAGCGCCGCGTCGCGCAGACCGAGGCCAGCAGGGCGTGGAACATGTCGACGCTCGCCGCCGCCAGGGCTGCGACCGGCCCGGACAAGCCCGTCGTGAAGCAGTGGATCACCCGCCACGACACGAGGGTCCGCGAGAGCCACGACGACGTGGACGCGCAGATCCGGCTCCTCGATGAGCCGTTCACCGTCGCCGGGGTCCACATGGACGCCCCGGGCGACCCGACCGCGCCGGTCGGCCTGGTCGTGAACTGCCGGTGCCGCCTCGGAGTGGCCCCCGAACTCCGCGCTACAGCCATGGAATCTCAAGCGCGCCCGGCGACGGCACTTAAGAAGTCAAGGGAGAGCAGTGTGGAACCAGAGCAGACCGTGACGGCAGCCGCCGGCACCTACACCGGCGCGATGATCGCCCTGCTGCCCAGCGAGGAGGACGCCGCGCGCCTGGTCCTCGAAGCGCCCGGCTCCGAACCGGCCGACCAGCTGCACCTGACGCTGTACTACCTCGGCGAGGGCGCGGCCTGGGACACCGAGCACCGCGCCGAGCTGGTCGCCGGTATCCGGGACCGCCTCCCCGATGGGGCGATCGGCGGGCGGGCGTTCGGCGCGAACCACTGGAACGCCGACGGCGAGTCACCGTGCTGGGTGTGGTCCGTCGGCGACGACCCCGACCGGCCGGCCGATACGCCGGGCCTGGAGGCGGCCCGCTGGGCGGCCGTCAACGCGCTGGAGGACATGCACCGGCAGCCGGACCTCCCGGCCCAGCACACGCCGTGGCAGCCCCACGTCTGCGCCGCGTACACCCGTAGCCCGGCCCTGCTGACCGCGCTGAACCAGCGCCTCGGCCCCATCCGATTCGACCGTCTCCGGGTGGCGTTCGCCGGTGAGTACACCGACATCCCGCTCGCCCACGGAGTGGAGGCATCCCAGATGGACGACGACACCCTGACCACCACGGCCCCGGCCTGGTCCACCCCAGGTGACACGGCCCTGGCCTTCGAGGACACGGAGACCGGCGACGGCCGCGTGTTCCGGCCCGGGTCGCTGTACTGGTCCGGTCCCGGCCCGTGGCCGCTCCAGTACGCCGACGAGATGCTGGTCGGGCACCAGGGCGCGGAGCTGGCCGGGTCGATCCAGGGCATGGGCCGCGACGGCGACCGCATCACCGGCAGCGGCGTCCTCTACCCGAACCGCCCGGCCGGCGCCGACGCGCTCACCCTCCTCCGGGAGAAGGCCCCGCTCGGGATCTCCGTCGACCTGGACGACGTCAGCGTGGAGTTCGTGGACCGTTCCCCGGCCGCCGAGGACGAGGAGGGCCAGGTCGTGCTGCTCGCGTCGCTCGCCTCCGCGTCGATGCTGCGCCTCGATGACGGCTCGTGGATGGTGACCGCGTCGGCGACGACCGAGTGGACCGCGTCCGGCTCGTACCTGTCCCGCACCGCGAAGGGGGCGCAGCTCGTCACGGGGAGCGGCGGCCTCGTGTCAGCGGCGGCCGTGCAGGAGGCGTTCGCCGGTACCGGTGTCCTCACCGCGGCGGCCGGCGACCGCGACGACCAGGACCTCGGCACCGTCGTGCACCGCGAGTCGTCCGGCGACCTGCTGATGCGGGTCACCCGGGCCCGGCTGCGCGGCGCGACCCTCGTCGCGATGCCCGCCTACGACCGCGCGCGGATCGTCCTGGACGACCAGCCCGAGCCCACTGCCCAGGACGACGAGGACCTGTGGGCGTCCGGGTCCGGGCCGAGCCCCGCGCACATGCAGGTCGTCCAGTACGTGAAGGGCTCCCCGATCGCGGTCGGCGCCCGCGAGGTGGCGCGCGCCTGCTCGATGAAGATGGACACGGCGCGCGGGCACCTCTCCCGGGCGGCGAAGGCCGGCCGGATCGTACGGCTCGCCCCCGGCCTGTACGTCGGCCCGTCCTCGGAGGGGGCGCAGGACGAGGCGACCGCCGCGGCGCTCCCCGACGACGACGGCGACGAGACGGAGTCCATGCGGGACCTGGTCGCGTCGGCGTGGACCGCGATGGCCGACCTGCCGCCGATGCCCGCCGCGTGGTTCCGGGAGCCGACCGCCGCCGAGCTGCCGCCCGGGTCCGGGGGCGTGCACTACGCGGACGGCCGGATCTACGGGTGGGTCGCGCAGGCCGGGGAGCCCCACGCCGGGTTCCCCGGCCGGAAGCTGACGATCGAGTCCCTGGGGCGCCTGGACCTGACGCACTTCCTGCGGGCCCGGTTCCAGCTCGACGACGGGTCGACGGTGCGGGCCGGGGCGTTCACGATGAACGCCCCGCACACCCGGGACGGCGCCGAGTGCAGCGACGCGGCGTGCCAGTTCGATGACACGAGGACCGTCGCGGGGATCGTCACCGTCGGGCAGAACGCGGGCGGGCTGTGGTTCTCCGGGGCGGCCGGCCCGTGGCTGTCGGACTGGGACCGCACCGTGTTCCAGGGCTGCCAGCCGAGCTACCACATGAAGCAGGGGCCGGGGGGACGGTGGCAGCTCCGTGCGGTCCTGTCGGTGCCCGTCCCCGGGCACTCCTCGCCGCTCCTCGCCACCGCGGTGACCGAGCGGTCGAACCTCGCCCTGGCGGCGTCGGCGGCCGGGATGCTCACCGCCCCGGACGTGTCCGGACACGACACGGACACCGTCCCGGACAGCCCGGACACCGCGCCGGACGACAAGGCCCGGACGGCGGCTGACCTGCCCGGACAGCATCCGGACACCCGGCCGGACAACCGTCCGGACAGGCCGTACCTGCCGAGCGGTCAGGTCGACGCCATCGCCTCGGCGCTCCTCACGTCCGTGCCGTTCCTGGACGTCCTCCTCACGGCGATGGACCGCCGCCAGGAGCAGCGCGACAACGCGGCGAAGGCAGAGGCGCAGCGCCTCGCCGCGTCCGTCATCGCCCCCGCCCGCGAACAGATCGCGGCCGGCACCACCACCGAATCGGAAGGGACAGCCTGA
- a CDS encoding major capsid protein, which yields MADFEVPEDITALTDEELADALSGAVAAFDAKSTSTSVTSKDLDALRSLATTVEAIRTEQGSRREAAEQAAAEIDALAAQVRGGDATDTDTDAAPEGTEDAPGDEATAAATDAEPEPEADPAPKAVAASAHRPALNLSGVRRRQPRVLPEAPAPTTTITAAVDVPGYAPGSPLDFSDITAGIISRANALKTAGGGVGQVISYRHPYADDLIVTDSSSAPEGTTVALHASSQRRLPEKDLVASGGWCAPSETIYELTDTSCPDMLWDAPEIQLARGGLRYYKPLSLDVSSMTWVHTEADDISGAEKPCFRVPCPDPVEVRCDAVGVCLEAGILTQRHFPELVAWYLRNAMVAHEIRIRQVLFQQAVATATPVVLPETMAALSAIYGAIGLQAADMIERHSLCDSTALEVVFPWWARNMFLADVARQNGKDICDIDPNCIQNAFSTLGVRVQWARGLAPTPTTGVPTEIGGPDPATGWPAELSFLMYPAGSLQIGRGEEVNLGVVHDSTKFVTNDYTALFAEECVALVDRSVDTRLVTVPVCPTGATGAQTELACPIA from the coding sequence ATGGCCGACTTCGAAGTGCCCGAGGACATCACTGCTCTGACCGACGAGGAGCTGGCCGACGCTCTCTCGGGCGCAGTCGCTGCGTTCGACGCGAAGTCGACGTCGACGAGTGTGACGTCAAAGGATCTGGACGCTCTTCGGTCCCTCGCGACCACCGTCGAGGCGATCCGTACCGAGCAGGGTTCCCGCCGCGAGGCAGCCGAGCAGGCCGCCGCCGAGATCGACGCCCTGGCCGCGCAGGTGCGCGGTGGAGACGCCACCGACACGGACACCGACGCCGCCCCGGAGGGCACCGAGGACGCCCCGGGCGACGAGGCCACCGCGGCGGCCACCGACGCCGAGCCGGAGCCCGAGGCCGACCCCGCCCCGAAGGCGGTCGCCGCGTCGGCGCACCGGCCCGCGCTGAACCTCTCCGGTGTCCGGCGCCGTCAGCCGCGCGTCCTCCCGGAGGCGCCGGCCCCGACGACCACGATCACCGCGGCGGTCGACGTCCCGGGCTACGCGCCGGGCTCCCCGCTCGACTTCAGCGACATCACCGCGGGCATCATCAGCCGCGCAAATGCCCTCAAAACCGCAGGTGGGGGCGTTGGTCAGGTCATCTCGTACCGGCACCCGTACGCGGACGACCTGATCGTCACGGACTCCAGCTCGGCGCCCGAGGGCACCACCGTGGCGCTCCACGCGTCGAGCCAGCGGCGCCTCCCGGAGAAGGACCTCGTGGCGTCCGGCGGCTGGTGCGCGCCCTCGGAGACGATCTACGAGCTGACCGACACCTCGTGCCCCGACATGCTGTGGGACGCCCCCGAGATCCAGCTCGCGCGCGGAGGGTTGAGGTACTACAAGCCGCTGTCGCTCGATGTGTCGTCCATGACGTGGGTGCACACCGAGGCCGACGACATCAGCGGCGCCGAGAAGCCCTGCTTCCGCGTGCCGTGCCCCGACCCGGTCGAGGTGCGCTGTGACGCGGTCGGTGTCTGCCTGGAGGCCGGCATCCTGACGCAGCGCCACTTCCCCGAGCTGGTCGCCTGGTACCTCCGCAACGCGATGGTGGCGCACGAGATCCGCATCCGTCAGGTCCTGTTCCAGCAGGCCGTGGCGACCGCAACGCCCGTCGTGCTGCCGGAGACGATGGCGGCCCTGTCCGCGATCTACGGCGCGATCGGCCTCCAGGCCGCCGACATGATCGAGCGGCACAGCCTCTGTGACAGCACGGCTCTCGAGGTCGTGTTCCCGTGGTGGGCGCGGAACATGTTCCTGGCCGATGTCGCCCGGCAGAACGGCAAGGACATCTGCGACATCGACCCGAACTGCATCCAGAACGCGTTCAGCACGCTGGGTGTCCGGGTGCAGTGGGCGCGCGGCCTGGCGCCGACGCCGACGACGGGCGTGCCGACCGAGATCGGCGGGCCGGACCCGGCGACGGGCTGGCCGGCTGAGCTGTCCTTCCTGATGTACCCGGCGGGCTCGCTCCAGATCGGCCGCGGCGAGGAGGTCAACCTCGGCGTCGTTCACGACAGCACCAAGTTCGTGACCAACGACTACACAGCGTTGTTCGCGGAGGAATGCGTCGCCCTCGTGGACCGCTCCGTCGACACCCGCCTCGTCACCGTCCCGGTCTGCCCGACGGGCGCCACCGGCGCGCAGACGGAACTCGCCTGCCCCATCGCCTGA
- a CDS encoding cupin: MAGMRKYVEAIPGEPLPHGILGACTDIRDVDDVHELLGVEWLSLGCCPVNVWRDPCLDDESPGEESPGPLQKEFCRPSSEHADPITVYAGAECSALGWTYAEARAHAEASLALGEQEAVESGFWSNTLAMSAVDLTPAAGPVSIAQGVAALEGCLAESYGGRGVLHVPAGAAALLGCCNIVSENPATGNLRTLAGNCVIIGAGYSAMNTGPGNLPADPGTAWLYITGPVIIRRGPAETIPDRPGPSVNVRNNDRNVLVERTYVVGTTCTICAVAVTTCP, encoded by the coding sequence ATGGCAGGCATGAGGAAGTACGTCGAGGCCATCCCAGGCGAACCGCTGCCCCACGGCATCCTCGGCGCCTGCACCGACATCCGAGATGTCGACGACGTCCACGAACTCCTCGGCGTCGAGTGGCTGTCACTCGGTTGCTGCCCCGTCAACGTGTGGCGGGACCCCTGCCTAGACGACGAGAGCCCCGGCGAGGAGAGCCCCGGCCCGCTCCAGAAGGAGTTCTGCCGCCCCTCCAGCGAGCACGCCGACCCGATCACCGTCTACGCCGGCGCCGAGTGCTCCGCGCTCGGCTGGACGTACGCGGAGGCCCGCGCCCACGCCGAGGCATCGCTCGCGCTCGGCGAGCAGGAAGCCGTCGAGTCCGGGTTCTGGTCCAACACGCTCGCCATGTCCGCCGTCGACCTCACCCCGGCCGCCGGTCCCGTCTCCATCGCCCAGGGCGTCGCCGCGCTCGAAGGATGCCTCGCGGAGTCGTACGGCGGCCGTGGAGTCCTCCACGTCCCCGCCGGCGCCGCCGCGCTCCTCGGCTGCTGCAACATCGTCAGCGAGAACCCGGCCACCGGGAACCTGCGCACCCTCGCCGGGAACTGCGTGATCATCGGCGCCGGATACAGCGCGATGAACACCGGCCCGGGGAACCTGCCCGCCGACCCGGGCACCGCCTGGCTGTACATCACCGGCCCCGTCATCATCCGGCGCGGCCCCGCCGAGACCATCCCCGACCGGCCCGGCCCGTCCGTCAACGTGCGGAACAACGACCGGAACGTCCTGGTCGAGCGGACGTACGTCGTCGGCACGACCTGCACCATCTGCGCTGTGGCGGTGACGACATGCCCCTGA